A window from Megasphaera vaginalis (ex Bordigoni et al. 2020) encodes these proteins:
- the gyrB gene encoding DNA topoisomerase (ATP-hydrolyzing) subunit B translates to MSEDKKIDYGAEQIQVLEGLEAVRKRPGMYIGSTSLRGLHHLVYEVVDNSIDEALAGYCTHIEVVIEEDNSITVVDNGRGIPVAMHKVGRPAVEVVLTVLHAGGKFGGDGYPISGGLHGVGISVVNALSIWTKVEVKRDGYLWQISFARGLTDSELKAVRPLEKGEETGTRVSFKPDHAVFPDIVYDFDTLKIRLRELAFLNKGLHITLSDKRSGKTEVYCYEGGLVSFVRFLNENKEAVNQTVVSLEGNKNDVIVDLAMQYNDGYSENILTFVNDIFTEEGGTHLSGFRSGLTRTVNDYGRSAGIIKENEENLSGEDVREGLTAIVSVKVREPQFEGQTKTKLGNSEVKGIVDTVISDGLKEFFEEHPGEAKNIINKTISAARARQAARRARELTRRKNALEISSLPGKLADCSEKNPEQTEIYLVEGDSAGGSAKQGRDRRFQAILPLRGKIINVEKARLDKILANEEIRSMITAFGTGIGEEFDITKRRYDKIIIMTDADVDGAHIRTLLLTFFYRFMKPLITEGHVYIAQPPLYQVRKGKSFWYLYTDEELKDKLHETGNDNVVVQRYKGLGEMNPEQLWETTMDPAYRTMLKVHLEDAIEADRIFSVLMGDKVEPRRQFIQENAKKVRNLDL, encoded by the coding sequence ATGTCGGAAGACAAAAAAATAGATTACGGTGCAGAACAGATACAAGTGTTGGAAGGGTTGGAAGCCGTTCGCAAGCGACCCGGTATGTATATCGGCAGTACCAGCCTGCGCGGCCTTCATCATCTGGTTTATGAAGTTGTCGATAACAGTATTGATGAAGCGTTGGCAGGATACTGTACCCATATTGAAGTGGTTATTGAAGAGGATAACAGCATTACCGTCGTGGATAACGGCCGCGGCATACCGGTGGCCATGCATAAAGTCGGCAGACCTGCCGTTGAAGTCGTTTTGACGGTGCTCCATGCAGGCGGTAAGTTCGGCGGCGACGGGTATCCTATTTCAGGCGGCCTGCACGGCGTCGGTATTTCCGTTGTCAATGCGCTCAGCATCTGGACTAAAGTGGAAGTGAAGCGTGACGGCTATTTATGGCAAATATCTTTTGCCCGCGGCCTTACGGACAGTGAGCTGAAAGCGGTACGCCCTCTGGAGAAAGGGGAAGAAACGGGAACGCGTGTATCTTTTAAACCGGATCATGCCGTTTTCCCCGATATTGTCTACGATTTTGATACGCTGAAAATTCGTCTCCGCGAGTTGGCCTTTTTGAATAAAGGACTTCATATTACGCTTTCCGATAAACGCTCCGGCAAGACCGAAGTATATTGTTATGAAGGTGGTCTCGTTTCTTTCGTTCGTTTTCTAAATGAAAATAAAGAGGCCGTTAATCAGACGGTGGTCAGTCTGGAAGGAAATAAAAACGACGTTATTGTCGATTTGGCAATGCAATATAATGACGGTTACAGCGAAAATATATTGACCTTCGTCAATGATATTTTTACGGAAGAAGGCGGCACACATTTGAGCGGTTTCCGTTCCGGCTTAACGCGTACTGTCAACGATTACGGACGTTCTGCAGGCATTATTAAAGAAAATGAGGAAAATCTTTCCGGTGAAGACGTTCGGGAAGGGTTGACAGCTATTGTCAGCGTTAAAGTAAGGGAGCCCCAATTCGAAGGGCAGACGAAGACGAAACTCGGTAACAGCGAAGTTAAGGGAATCGTCGACACCGTTATTTCCGACGGATTGAAGGAATTTTTTGAAGAGCATCCGGGTGAAGCGAAAAACATTATTAACAAGACAATTTCTGCCGCCAGAGCCCGTCAGGCCGCTCGTCGCGCCAGGGAATTGACGCGCCGTAAAAATGCCTTGGAAATCAGCAGTCTTCCCGGAAAATTGGCCGATTGTTCCGAAAAAAATCCGGAACAGACGGAAATTTATCTCGTCGAAGGCGATTCTGCCGGCGGTTCTGCAAAACAGGGACGGGATCGGCGTTTTCAGGCTATTTTACCGCTTCGTGGTAAAATTATCAATGTCGAAAAAGCCCGTCTTGATAAAATTTTGGCCAATGAAGAAATCCGTTCCATGATTACGGCATTCGGCACCGGTATCGGGGAAGAATTCGATATAACGAAACGCCGTTATGATAAAATCATCATCATGACCGATGCAGACGTTGACGGCGCTCATATTCGCACGCTCCTTCTGACGTTTTTTTACCGCTTCATGAAACCGCTGATTACGGAAGGTCACGTATATATTGCACAGCCTCCGTTGTATCAGGTTCGTAAGGGCAAATCGTTCTGGTATCTTTATACGGATGAGGAACTGAAGGACAAATTACATGAAACTGGCAATGATAACGTAGTTGTACAGCGTTATAAAGGTCTCGGCGAAATGAACCCGGAACAGCTTTGGGAGACGACGATGGATCCGGCATATCGGACGATGCTCAAAGTGCACCTGGAAGACGCTATTGAAGCGGATCGTATTTTTTCCGTTTTAATGGGTGATAAAGTGGAGCCGCGTCGGCAGTTTATCCAGGAAAATGCAAAAAAAGTCCGCAATCTTGATTTATAG